The sequence AGAGAATCATGCTGCCATATCATTTTTCCACCTATTTTGACAAATATTCCTCCAAATATACCATACAAAATAGATATTCCGTCGAAATGTAAAGCATATGGAAACGCTGCAAAGCGTTGCAAATAAGTAAAACGTCAAATTATAAACATGGGCCATGGAAAATATCGCCGGTGCATTTGTGTGGACGTACTGTGTAAAAACCTACAAGTTTCTGTGAAAGTTGATTAAAATATAAGTCTGGAGTAGCAGAGCACTTAATTCTGCAGTTAGTCAAACACACTCTcgatttattattagtttacgcCGGCTATACAAGTGCATATTTACAGCAAAAATCGGTCTCCGCAAAAAAAGCACACTATTACGTCATACATATTTGCCAGCTAGTCAAATTTCAACCCACGAATATAAACGATAAGTGTCAATAGGGACTGACAGTCGCTACACATTTTCTTCAGTGAATGGTTTAATTGGATGCTTGAACGCTTAAAATGGTGATTAATAGCAAAGTCACAACTGCTTCTAAGCATTTGCATAGCAATGATATTGAACGCGTACCGGAGACAATCCACTTTCCAACTGAAGAGCAGAATATATTGGAAATCTGGCAAAGAGAAAAAACTTTCGAGCATTGCATGCAACTATCCGAGGACAGGCCACGGTAAGCGAAAATATAtgtactctttttttatttgtgtatgttGATGAAGCCAGCTGTCTCACATGTTGTACTATAATTTCCTCATTTAGATACACTTTCTACGACGGCCCTCCATTCGCCACCGGTCTGCCGCATTATGGTCACATTTTAGCTGGCACAATCAAAGACATTGTGACGCGTTATGCCTACCAACAAGGCTATCATGTGGAGCGCCGCTTTGGCTGGGATTGTCATGGTTTGCCAGTGGAATTTGAAATTGACAAACAATTGAATATACGTGGACCAGAAGATGTGGCAAAGATGGGTATTGCCACATACAACGCTGAATGTCGCAAGATTGTTATGCGTTATGCCAAAGAATGGGAGGAGGTGGTGACGCGTATGGGGCGGTGGATTGATTTTCGAAATGATTACAAAACACTCTATCCATGGTACATGGAGTCGATTTGGTGGGTTTTCAAGCAACTCTACGATAAGGGGTTCGTCTATGAGGGTGTCAAAGTGATGCCATATTCCACAGCCTGCACAACGGCACTGTCCAATTTCGAATCGGGTCAGAATTACAAAGAGGTGGTAGACCCTTGCGTGGTGGTGGCTTTTGAGGCACTAAATATGGAGAATACCTATATTCTCATATGGACAACTACACCTTGGACGTTGCCATCAAATTATGCTTGTGCGGTTAATCCAAATTTCATTTATGtgaaggtatgtatgtgtgtgtgtgcatttattTCAATGGAGAATTTGAGAGTATTGCAAgatttttgagctacttgaGATATGCTCAGGCACTTTATTACACCAAAAGTTAATCAGCTATAAAACTTCATACCCGCTGGCTGTTAAACCAGcccaatatttattataaataccaGCAGTTCGATATATACTAATTTATTaaggaaataaaagaaatattgtattaaagCGTATTGTTGAACTttctgttaatattaattttattttcaggtTCTCGATAAGAAGAGTCAACGCTTTTATATTTTGGCTGAGTCTCGCTTAAGTTCCGTCTACAAAAACGAGGATGATTATGAGATTGTGGATAAATTTCCCGGTCAGAAATTAGCCAACTCTTCATATAAACCACCATTTCCCTATTTCCTCGAAAAAGGTGCAGCAGTGAATGCTTTTCGTGTACTTGTCGACGACTATGTGACCTCAGACTCCGGTACCGGTATAGTTCACAATGCGCCCTATTTTGGTGAAGACGATTATCGCATATGCCTAAATGCGGGCATTATAACGAAATCCAGTACGCCCATTTGTCCACTGGACGAAGTGGGACGTTTCACGGCAGAAATCACAGATTTCGTTGGCCTATATGTTAAGGATGCTGATAAGCAGATAATAGCGAAACTTAAGCAGCTCGGCACACTATTTTCAGTAGGACAAGTTAAACATAGTTATCCCTACTGTTGGCGTTCGGATACACCTTTGATTTATAAGGCTGTGCCCTCTTGGTTCGTGCGTGTGGAGCATATGTCGCAGAACTTGCGCGAGTGCAGCGCGCAAAGCCATTGGGTGCCGGAGAACGTGCGAGATGGGCGGTTTGGTAATTGGCTGAAAGAAGCGCGCGATTGGGCGGTAAGTTTATTTGCTGCTTTGTTGTTTGTGGTATACATTTATTACCGTTGCTTTTTTTCGATAACTTCATTCCACTTTTTTCCTCAATACTCAGCAAATTTGTCTGCATGTCTTTTATATATTCATTATTCATATTTTCAGATAAGTCGCAATCGCTATTGGGGCACACCCATCCCCATATGGCGCTCAGCCAGTGGCGATGAAATCATTTGCGTTGGCAGCATTGAGCAATTGGCGGAATTATCTGGCAAACGTATTGAAGATTTGCACCGTGAGACGGTCGATGAAATCGAAATCCCGTCCGCCATACCAGGTCATCCACCACTTCGTCGCATTAACGCTGTGTTCGATTGCTGGTTCGAGTCCGGTTCAATGCCATTTGCTCAACAACATTTTCCGTTCGAAAATTCCCATAGTTTCATGCGTAATTTTCCGGCTGATTTCATTGCCGAGGGCATTGATCAAACACGTGGGTGGTTTTACACACTCTTGGTTATTTCCACGGCGCTTTTCAATAAAGTGCCCTTTAAGAACTTAATTGCGAATGGACTTGTACTGGCTGCCGATGGTCAGAAAATGTCAAAACGTAAGAAAAACTATCCTGATCCCATGGAAGTGGTGCAAAAATACGGCGCTGATGCGCTACGCCTGTACTTAATCAACTCGCCAGTGGTGCGCGCCGAGAACTTGCGTTTCAAGGAGGAAGGTGTGCGTGAGATCATTAAGGACGTTTTCCTGCCACTCTACAATACTTATCGCTTCTTGTTGCAAAATATTGTGCGTTACGAGAAGGAAGATCTGCGCGGTCTGGCACGTTATCAATATGACAAAGAACGACATTTGCAGTCACTGGAGCACGCCACCTTGCTGGATATTTGGATAGTTTCTGTGAAGGAGTCTCTAGTTGAATTTTTCGCCAAAGAGATGAAACAATATCATCTCTATACTGTGGTGCCTCGTTTGACTAAGTTCATAGATCAGTTAACCAACTGGTGAGTTTCCAATTTATTCgttttttaacaacaacaataactaaaCTTTTTCTTCCTACACCTCCAAGGTACATCCGCTTGAATCGCCGCCGACTCAGAGGTGATCAAGGTGAAACCGATTGTCTTCAAGCCTTGGACACACTCTATTCCGTGCTCTTTGCACTGGTTCATCTGCTAGCACCCTTTACGCCATTTCTCTCCGAATACATTTACCAGCGCATTCTGCCTTTTGATCCGAACAGTGCCACCTTTGCAGGCACAACTTCAGTTCATCACCAATTAATGCCACAGGTTAATTCGAAATCCATACGTCTTGACATCGAGAAATCGGTGTCGTTGATGCAGACAGTTATCGAATTGGGTCGTGTCATGCGTGATCGCCGTACAATGCCTCTGAAATGTCCGCTCTCAGAAATCATCGTAATTCACAGTGATCCACATAGTTTAGCAGCCATCGATAGTCTGTCAGATTTCATACTTAGCGAGTTGAATGTTCGAAAATTGACACTTAGCTCTGAGAAGCAGAAATATGGTGTTACGTTGCGTGCAGAACCGGATCATAAGGTAGGAATatgcataaatacatttatGAACACTTTCTTTATTTGCTGGATTGTGAG comes from Anastrepha ludens isolate Willacy chromosome 3, idAnaLude1.1, whole genome shotgun sequence and encodes:
- the LOC128858796 gene encoding isoleucine--tRNA ligase, cytoplasmic is translated as MVINSKVTTASKHLHSNDIERVPETIHFPTEEQNILEIWQREKTFEHCMQLSEDRPRYTFYDGPPFATGLPHYGHILAGTIKDIVTRYAYQQGYHVERRFGWDCHGLPVEFEIDKQLNIRGPEDVAKMGIATYNAECRKIVMRYAKEWEEVVTRMGRWIDFRNDYKTLYPWYMESIWWVFKQLYDKGFVYEGVKVMPYSTACTTALSNFESGQNYKEVVDPCVVVAFEALNMENTYILIWTTTPWTLPSNYACAVNPNFIYVKVLDKKSQRFYILAESRLSSVYKNEDDYEIVDKFPGQKLANSSYKPPFPYFLEKGAAVNAFRVLVDDYVTSDSGTGIVHNAPYFGEDDYRICLNAGIITKSSTPICPLDEVGRFTAEITDFVGLYVKDADKQIIAKLKQLGTLFSVGQVKHSYPYCWRSDTPLIYKAVPSWFVRVEHMSQNLRECSAQSHWVPENVRDGRFGNWLKEARDWAISRNRYWGTPIPIWRSASGDEIICVGSIEQLAELSGKRIEDLHRETVDEIEIPSAIPGHPPLRRINAVFDCWFESGSMPFAQQHFPFENSHSFMRNFPADFIAEGIDQTRGWFYTLLVISTALFNKVPFKNLIANGLVLAADGQKMSKRKKNYPDPMEVVQKYGADALRLYLINSPVVRAENLRFKEEGVREIIKDVFLPLYNTYRFLLQNIVRYEKEDLRGLARYQYDKERHLQSLEHATLLDIWIVSVKESLVEFFAKEMKQYHLYTVVPRLTKFIDQLTNWYIRLNRRRLRGDQGETDCLQALDTLYSVLFALVHLLAPFTPFLSEYIYQRILPFDPNSATFAGTTSVHHQLMPQVNSKSIRLDIEKSVSLMQTVIELGRVMRDRRTMPLKCPLSEIIVIHSDPHSLAAIDSLSDFILSELNVRKLTLSSEKQKYGVTLRAEPDHKTLGQRLKADFKSIMAALKSLTDEEIQTHVSNGYFTICNQRIELSEVRLIYCVSKNVGTNLEAHSENDILVLLDMTPNAELLEEGLAREIINRIQKLKKKAKLIPTDEVVIFYRAIETNNTKNNESSKTTAKELTEIVVKHKSLIKAAIKSELLEYSEENICKRHSIINEIANVKGIDLELTICTAEENRLHSHTRIILADVFSPRYERSRSASVGLKNTATGEFITLPELYAEVDLNFGLYGVSYSVFVFDERQQQVRALQAMDLNEKINGQLLVVAREASDVDVQLFKFNAKPK